Within Carassius gibelio isolate Cgi1373 ecotype wild population from Czech Republic chromosome A21, carGib1.2-hapl.c, whole genome shotgun sequence, the genomic segment TTGCTTTGGAGAGAGCCCTTCATAAACCAATGTACATTTTTCTATgcaatttatgtataaattatttatatggaGCAACAGGATTTTATCCTAAATTCCTGCATGATTTAATTCTGGATTTATATGTGATTCCTTCTTTTATGTGCAGCCTCCAAGCTTTTGTGATCTACAGTTCAGCTATGTGTGAGTGCACAACATTAACAGTGATGGCATTTGACAGACATGTGGCCATATGTCAACCTTTGGACTATCACTCAAAACTGACTAAAAATAAATGTGGCATATTACTCGTATTCTGTTGGACTGTACCATTTATTTCTATGTTCATTGGAGTTGTGTTGTCAAATAGGTTGGCTGTGTGTAAATATCATATTGACAAATTATACTGTGACAACTGGTCAATAGTAAAGCTCTCATGTGAATCAGTGGTTATTAATAACCTCATGGCAttaattgtttcattattttatatttgtcttACAGTTCTGATTATTGTGTCTTATATAAAACTTGTTGTTGCATGTAAAGCATCTCtagaaaacagaagaaaattTTGGCAGACATGTGGAccacatttattttcattgattAATTGTGGCTTTACTATATTTTTTGATGCCATGTGCAATAGATATGGCTCAAGTGATGTCCCACAGAATGTGTATGTTGCTTTTGCCTTACTGATGCTTATACTGCCGCCTCTTTTCAATCCTTTAGTCTATGTATTAAAACTCAAAGAGGTGcgtaaaaaaggtttaaaatcaTGTGTAAATATCATACAATAAAGAATTAATTATACTTGGTACTGTTTGCTATATTATAGTCACTCAAATTGTCATACATAATTATGCTAATAATTATGCTATTTATTATGCTAATAAAATTTTTAGCAAATTTGACTAGTTTTAACAAAAAGCTTTTTGTATGCACATGTGCACTCTTCAAAAACTGCTTTTTAAATCTAAGAACCAAAATACATAAATTCAGTTTGGTTTATATTTGTGATTTAGGGGCCTAAAATATAATGATCTAAGTGCATGGTCTTGAGAGCAATGTGCAGGTGTACTCAGAGCATGTCTGaatccctttttttttgtttaataacgGGAAAACTGTCGGCACACCCGGGCGCATAGTCTAAAATGGGTTGTCTCTGTTCTCTTAATGAATAATGGTTGTTTTTTGGGTGTAATGTGCAATAAGTCAATATTGGTCAGTCAGTCATATCTGACATAAAATATCTGCGAAACTGTGACCACAAACACCATTAACTTGAAACGGTTGAaacggttttcactgtacagggcagatggcagacagtgtgtgggtgagcggtttgctgatgtcaacgttgtggatcgagtggcccatggtggcagtGGGATATGGTATGAGCAACGAACACAGGAGCATTATATTGATGGCACTCTGAACAGTGTTCattttggcagacacttttaatttagtcttagtctttatcTTGAGGCGAAAATGCTtaccatattttcatttttgggtgaactatccctttaagtgaaaAAGAGCAACTTAAAGAAGcacaataatacaaatacaatagagataacccccccccccccccccctaatttTTCAGATACAGTAGGTTTTActtaacatgtatacatttaacatcttttgttggTTAGCATTAATGACAGATTTACTAGGAATGCTGTCCCTTCAAGACAGAAGGCATGCATGTAATACTGATACACATTCAGTTAATCAACAATGAATTGTGACTCCCGGGAAAAACACCTTCGGGTGctgaggccattgtttcagatcactagtttgttttttattagccTATCCATCCACTGCGGCTGCTTAATGCATTTGTGTCTTAATAATTAACTGTCTGCACATTTTCCCACATTTACACAAGTACGTTTCAGataaacataaatgtatatgtatatgcaatattctttgtttacattttttaaatgctctTTATTGATAAGATTTCACTTATTCATAAAAAAGTGCAATACAGCATAGAATCAGCACAATGCACActgcagaaatataaaaatatttttttagatatacATATCTGTTATATAATCAGTAAGCCAGAATTCTCACTAGAGATTTAGGAACTCCTCTGTTGTGTAACTTGCAGAATAATTTTTCATGATTTACACAATCAAAGGCTTTAGAGGAATCAATATAACACATACATTTGTGGAATTGTATAAATCTAAAATCTAATTTTGATCTGGGGTTAATACAAAcattttgaattacttttttcttcaatttactatgtttttcagtttttttggggggtaaactattcattgaaagaaaaaaaaaggcttcagtGCTCTCTGAATTTTCCCTAGAGTGTATTCAGTAGAGCAGAGAACTTAAACTGAGCAAAAAAGCTATTTATAAGCGGGTCAGTTGTCCATAGTGCTTTCATTTCATGAATGTGAGTTTTAGATCACAGTTCAAGGTAATGCAATGGTAATGTTTGATTGGTGTTAAagcttattgtattttaaaagcaTGTATGCCATATTTTCAAGTTGAAGATATACTTCTTCTTGTTGAATACATGATGGACAATATGACACGTTTTAAAACATACACTCTGATGGAACCACATAATGCTAAATCATTCaggtatatttattttacatgcttTTTGTTTATCTatgctatgatactgtttttgaacatTTGGCTCAGTGTAGTCATTGTTTTGGAAAAAGCCCTTCATGAACCAATGTACATTTTTCTGTGTAATCTGTGTGTAAATGATGTTTATGGAACAGCAGCATTTTATCCTAAATTCTTACATGATTTAATATTGAATTCATATGTAATTCCATCTTACATGTGTGCGTTCCAGGCTTTTGTTGTTTATACTTATGTTATGTGTGAATATTCTACATTAGCAGTGATGGCTTATGACAGATATGTGGCCATATGTCAACCTTTAGACtatcacacaaaaatgaacaaattTTCATGCAGCATATTACTTGGCTTATGTTGGTTTATACCATTTCTTATTATGTTCATTGCAGTTTTCTTATCAAACAGGTTGGTACCATGTAGAAATCATATTGACAAATTGTTTTGTGACAACTGGTCAATAGTGAAACTTTCATGTGAGTCAACTGTGATCAATAACATTtatgggtttatttttatttcactgtaTTCTGGCCTTGTGATTGTAATTATGATGTCCTATATAAAACTTATTATTGCATGTAAGGCATCATTGGAATGCAAAAGGAAATTTTGGCAGACATGTGTGCCTCATGTAATTTCATTGATAAATCTGACTGTAGCGATACTTTTTGATAATATCTATAACAGATATGGATCAAGTGATTTCCCTGTTAATTTCCGTATGTTTTTGGCTTTAGAGATGATTGTAGTGCCACCTCTTTTCAATCCTGTAATCTATGGCATAAAACTATCAGAAGTTCGCAAAAGAGTCCTAAAATTATGCATGAATTGTACCAAAGATGACAAAGACTGAAGTATGTTGTGTATATGCTGCAGTGTATTCGTTCAGTAAATATTgattcatatatacatatttgtataATTAGTAAGCCAGAATTCTCACTAGAGATTTAAGAAGTCCTCTGTTGTGTAACTTGCATAACAGTTTTTCATGATTTACACTATCAAAGGCTTTAGAGGAATCAATATAACACAAAAATTTTGGAACTGCGCCTGATATACAAATCTCCTCTGAAGCAAAAGTTTTTGCCTCATGTATTTCAACAAGTGTGAACATTTTATGAGCTCAAAAAGGCTTAGAAACGTAGACAATTACCTGATGCACTGATGCAGCCATGCAAACatgttataatttgttttatgaatGAATTCTAACGTAAGTTTTGAAAAATAACCATGTAAAAACTTTCAACATTATTGTATGAACATCATTAAGCACAGTATGATAAaacattccagaaaaaaaaaaaaaaattatatacacacacactggtgtGAAAAAACTATCGGCCCACTTCCCGATTTcttttttgcatgcatcacaCTTGAATGTTTCAGatcaaactaatttaaatattagtaaaagatATCCCTCACATGTGAACACATGCAgcttttaaatgaaggtttttattaagGGAAAccaaaatccaaaactacatggccctTTGTTGAAAAGTGTTTGCCTCCTAAACCTAATAATTGGTTGAGCCACCCTTAGCAGCAAAAACTGCAATCAAGCATTTGTTGTACAACAGAATTGTTGTAATTCATCCACATTGGAGGGTTTTTTTCCGAGCGTTAGCCGCTTTTTTAAtgtcatgccacagcatctcaatagGATTCAGGCCAGGACTTTAGGCTACTCCAAAgtcttaatttagttttttcttcagccattcagaggtggacttgctggtgtgttttggatcattgtcctgctgcagaaTCCAAGTTCGCTTCAGCTTGAGGTTGCAAACAGATGGCCAGACATTCTCTTTCAGGATCTTTTGGTAAACAGCAATATTCATGGTTCCATTTATCACAGCAAGTCCTGAAGCACCAAAACAGCAATagaccatcacactaccaccaccGAGTTTTCCTGttggtaaaatgttctttttCTGAAATGTGGAGTTACTTATATGCCAGATGTAATgggacacacaccttccaaaaagtTACACTTTTGTCTCGCTAGTCCACAGAGTATTTTCCCTAAAGTCTTGGGGATCATCAAGATGTTTTCTGGCAAATGGAGATGAGCCTTCATGTTCTTTTTACTCAGCACCGGTCTTCGTCTTGGAACTCTGCCATGCAGACCAGTTTACCCAGTCTCTTTTTATGATGGAGTCATGAACACTGACATTAACTGAGGCAGTTCAGGCCTGCAGTTCTTTGGATGTTGTTGTGGGGTCTTTTGTGACCTCTTGGATAAGTCATCGCTGTGCTCTTGGGGTAATTTCGGTCGGCCGCCAACTCATGGGAAGGTTCCCCACGGTTCCATTTTTTTGCCATTTGTGAATAATGGCTCTCACTGTGGTTCACTGGAAACCCAAAGCTTTAGAAATTGCTTTATAGCCTTTTCCAGAATGATAGATCTCAATtactttctttttcatttgtttctgAATTTCTTTGGATCACAGCATGATGTTTAGCTTTTAAGGGATCTTTTGTTCTATTTCACTTTGTCAGGCAGGCCCTAAGATATTTCTTGATTGCAAACAAGTGTGGCAGTAATCAGGCCTGGTTGTGGCTAGAGAAATTGAACTTGTGTGATAAACCACAGTTTTAACGGGGGCAaacacttcttcacacagggCCATATAGTTTTGAATTTTTTcccccttaataataaaaaacttaatttataatctgcatgttgtgtttacttgtgttatctttgactaatatttaaatttgtttgatgatctgaaacattaaagtgtgacaaacatgcaaaaaaataataagaagaagaaatcactttttcacaccactgtgtataaagataaaatgtttttatgattcACTGCTCCCTgatacattaatgtatttttgtctaaaaaaaatatgtgaactattccttgaagAAAAAGGCTTCCGAGCTCTCTCAATTTTCCCTAGAGTGTATTTAGTAGAGCAGAAAACTTAAACTGAGCAAAAAAGCTATTTATAAGCGGGTCAGTTGTCCATAGTGCTTTCATTTCATGAATGTGAGTTTTAGATCACAGTTCAAGGTAATGCAATGGTAATGTTTGATTGGTGTTAAAGCTTATTGTATTTCAAAAGCATGTATGCCATATTTTCAAGTCTAAAATGATGTCAAATGCTCATCACTTACTTCTTGTGGTTGAATACATGATGGAtaatatgacacattttacaACCTACTCTCTGATGGAACCACATAATGCTAAATCAGACaggtatatttattttacatgcttTTTGTTCCTCTatgctatgatactgtttttgaacatTTGGCTCAGTGTAGTAATTGTCTTGGAAAAAGCGCTGCATGAACCAATGTACATTTTTCTGTGTAATCTGTGTGTAAATGATGTTTATGGAACAGCAGCATTTTATCCTAAATTCTTACATGATTTAATATTGAATTCATATGTAATCCCATCTTACTTGTGTGCATTCCAggcttttgttttttattcttatgTTTTATGTGAATATTCTACATTAGCAGTGATGGCTTATGACAGACATGTGGCCATATGTCAACCTTTAGACTATCACTCCAAAATGAACAAGTTTTCATGCAGCATATTACTTGGCTTATGTTGGGTTATACCATTTCTTATTATGTTCATTGCAGTTTTCTTATCAAACAGGTTGGTACCATGTAGAAATCATATTGACAAATTGTTTTGTGACAACTGGTCAATAGTGAAACTTTCATGTGAGTCAACTGTAATCAATAACATTtatgggtttatttttatttcactttattttggcCTTGTGATTGTAATTATTATGTCCTATATAAAACTTATCATTGCATGTAAGGCATCATTGGAATGCAAAAGGAAATTTTGGCAGACATGTGTGCCTCATGTAATTTCTTTGATAAATCTGACTGTAGCAATACTTTTTGATAATATCTATAACAGATATGGATCAAGTGATTTGCCTGTACATTTCCGTATGTTTTTGGCTTTAGATATAATTGTAGTGCCACCTCTTTTCAATCCTGTAATCTATGGAATAAAACTATCAGAAGTTCGCAAACGAGTCCTAAAAGTATGCATTAATTGTACCAAAGATGACAAAGACTGAAGCTTGTTGTGTATATGCTGCAGTGTATTCTGTTAGGGAAAAAAAGTTTGCCTGGTCTTTGTGTAAAGATAAGTCAAGGAAGATATAGATCAAGCgacaattatgtttttatattcccATGATAGAAACCATTTAAAACTTTGCTAAAGGAACAATGTACACTGAGCTTTtacagtcacaaaaaaaaaaaaaaaaacgcctaggcAAGATGATATGGACTTGATCAACATGTTTTTTATTGACTGATTAATTGTTCGATCAACtgatttattgtaataataactgTCTGAATAAATAACTGTCTGTACATTTTCCAACATTTACACAAGTActtttcaaataaacataaatgcataAGTATGACATATtctgtttacattatttttgaaaatactCTTGCTTATTGATAAGCTTCCACTTATTCATGAGAAAGTCCATCATATAATCAGCATAGAATCACCAAGATGCACACTGCAGcaacattaatatattaatttatatatgcatatatgttgTATAATCAGTAAACCAGAATTCTCACTTAggaactataaataaatattgtggaATTGTGCCTGATATGCAAATCTAAAATCCCATTTAAAGCATTAGTTTTTGCCTCATGTATTTCAACAAGTGTGAACATTTCAGGAGCTAAAAAAGGCTTAAAACATTTAACAATTACTTGATCCACTGAAACAGACATGCAAACATTATAATTTGTCTTATGAATGAGTCGTAACAGTAAAACAACCATGTACAACTTGTCAACATTATTGTATGGACATCATTAAGCACAATATGATAGAATATTCCAGGGGGGAAAAAgaaacaatttttaatatattattttgttatgatttcactgatttcagagatacattcatggatttttgtcttaaaaaaaaaaagaaaaaagaacatggGAATTTGCTGATACACATATAGCTTATTATGACATGAGATAAATTATGGTCTGTTCTTTTTATGGCCTTTTTGGGGGGTGGGACAGTAAAATTATGCACATCCACTTAAAATCAAATAGTATAACTTTATTCATTAACCACTGGAACATTAATCATAACTTAAATACATTTTGACTGTGTTTGTCACCTAAGTGCCACGATATGCTGGAACTGGGAGATGAGGTGATGCTGGAGAACACTTCTACATGGAATTTAATGGCATTTGTAATGGGGAAAACACTTAAAGACACTTAACAGTGGACAAAGGAACTCTAAACTGGAAACACTATTTATACACAGGACATAAGGGGAAGATGAGGAACACTTTAAACTGATGAAACAAACGGGGaacacctggaatcaaattaaTTATCAACATGAGAAGGAAAACTGTGTCACAGGgagaaaaaacacaaacacaacatggAACATTGTTCCATGAATCCCCCTTGGGAAGGCTTGTTCTCACGCCACATAACATTCAAAGGAGAGTGGGTGTGGGTGCTTATTAGGTCCCTCAGAACAGATATGGAACAGTAGGCCTCCAGTGCAGTAACCATTCAGGGCACCATGGAACATCATCCCGATACAGAAGAGTGTCACGAGGGTTTCCCCTTGAGGGAGCTGGCGagggctttaaaaaaaagaaaaaggcttCAGTACTCTCTGAATTTTCCCTAGAGTTTATTTAGTAGAGTAGAGAACGTAAACTGAGCAAAACAGCTATTTATAAGCGGGTCAGTTGTCCATGGTGCTTTAATTTCACGAATATGAGTTTTGAATCACAATTCAATGGTAATGTTTGATTGGTGTTAAACCTCATTGTATTTTAAAAGCATGAATGCCATTTTTTCAAGTTGAAGATGATGTCAGTACTaacttaatttttgttgttgaataCATGAAGGAtaatatgacacattttacaACCTACACTCTAATGGAACTACATAATGCTAAATCaaacatgtatatttatttcacaTGCTTTTTGTCTCTATGTTATGATACTGTTTGGCTCAGTCTAGTCATTGTTTTGGAAAAAGCCCTTCGTGAaccaatgtaatttttttctgtgtaatCTGTGTGTAAATTATATTTAGTGAACAGCAGCATTTAATCCTATCTTGCATGTGTGCAATCCAGGCTTTTGTTGTTTATACTTATGTTATGTGTTGATTTTCTACATTACAGTGATGGCTTATGAAAGACGTATGGCCATGTGTCAGCCTTTagactcaaaaatgaaaaagatttcATGCAGCATATTACTTGGCTTATGTTGGCGTCACACCACAGAACTgtcttgttgtgttttcattcccCATGTGCTTAGTGTGACCTTAATTCCTCCTCGTGTCTGATTGTGCCTTTCTGTTCACCTGACTTCAATtaattatcctcatttgtaaaagTGAGGTGACataaagccaagtatggtgacccatattcagaatttgtgctctgcatttaacccatccaagatgcacacacacagcagtgaacacacacccggagcagtgggcagccatttaagctgcggcgcccggggagcagttggtggttcagtgccttgctcaagggcacctaagtcgtggtattgctggctcAATACTCAAATCCACAACcccagggttaggagtcaaactctctaaccactaggtcatGACTTCCCCCATTTGTGCCTGTACTTAGAGCTAAGCtagttcagttctgttttgtcgagTACTGAGAATGTTACCTGATGTGTTCCTGTCCTGTCTTGATTACCTATTGTGGATTATTAAAGTGATTATTGGAACTCTTCATTGTCCTGCCTGTTCCCACACACCATGATTGTGACAGAATACTTAACCTATACAAAAGCTAATTAAGCGGTATCTTCCGGTCGTTTTGTTTTCcgtttttgttactttttattttctattatgaAAGACCCTTCTGTCCTTgtcctcctgctggagcaggggaATTTTCCTCTCATGGaccacataaaatattttttgttcctAGCTAACCTGACACACTACCAGAACAACTGCTTCTGCTAGTTCTATCTAGCTGGACTTAATAATTCCACACAAGTGCCGTTGTCCACATATGGCCTCCGAGAGAGCATCGCCACCTTCATTGAGTGGGTGCTGGTGTCCTGCAAGTCTCATCTGACCATGGACCGTGGAC encodes:
- the LOC127941413 gene encoding olfactory receptor 52D1-like, whose protein sequence is MDNKTHFTIYTLMEPRGSKSYRHIYFTCFLLLYALILVINIWLSVVIALERALHKPMYIFLCNLCINYLYGATGFYPKFLHDLILDLYVIPSFMCSLQAFVIYSSAMCECTTLTVMAFDRHVAICQPLDYHSKLTKNKCGILLVFCWTVPFISMFIGVVLSNRLAVCKYHIDKLYCDNWSIVKLSCESVVINNLMALIVSLFYICLTVLIIVSYIKLVVACKASLENRRKFWQTCGPHLFSLINCGFTIFFDAMCNRYGSSDVPQNVYVAFALLMLILPPLFNPLVYVLKLKEVRKKGLKSCVNIIQ
- the LOC127942293 gene encoding olfactory receptor 52D1-like, producing MDNMTRFKTYTLMEPHNAKSFRYIYFTCFLFIYAMILFLNIWLSVVIVLEKALHEPMYIFLCNLCVNDVYGTAAFYPKFLHDLILNSYVIPSYMCAFQAFVVYTYVMCEYSTLAVMAYDRYVAICQPLDYHTKMNKFSCSILLGLCWFIPFLIMFIAVFLSNRLVPCRNHIDKLFCDNWSIVKLSCESTVINNIYGFIFISLYSGLVIVIMMSYIKLIIACKASLECKRKFWQTCVPHVISLINLTVAILFDNIYNRYGSSDFPVNFRMFLALEMIVVPPLFNPVIYGIKLSEVRKRVLKLCMNCTKDDKD
- the LOC127942294 gene encoding olfactory receptor 52E8-like, which encodes MDNMTHFTTYSLMEPHNAKSDRYIYFTCFLFLYAMILFLNIWLSVVIVLEKALHEPMYIFLCNLCVNDVYGTAAFYPKFLHDLILNSYVIPSYLCAFQAFVFYSYVLCEYSTLAVMAYDRHVAICQPLDYHSKMNKFSCSILLGLCWVIPFLIMFIAVFLSNRLVPCRNHIDKLFCDNWSIVKLSCESTVINNIYGFIFISLYFGLVIVIIMSYIKLIIACKASLECKRKFWQTCVPHVISLINLTVAILFDNIYNRYGSSDLPVHFRMFLALDIIVVPPLFNPVIYGIKLSEVRKRVLKVCINCTKDDKD